A region of Verrucomicrobiota bacterium DNA encodes the following proteins:
- the murB gene encoding UDP-N-acetylmuramate dehydrogenase, whose protein sequence is MKARLEHLRPAATAAFGEAVSFDEPLARHTLYKIGGPADLFVRASRVGLLRAAVEFAAEHGLALQAIGHGSNLLVPDDGVRGLVVRVGLTTARVDDTVLSVGAGLALPQAAALAAKHALGGLEFAVGIPGTVGGALVMNAGCHGHEIGALVERVDVVASDGVVRTLSRDECGFAYRTSRLRERGAAIAGATLRLAPDDAAAIQKRMGEHRAWRAETQPHGRPSAGCVFQNPPDEAAGRLIDQAGCKGLRVGGAEVSTVHANFIINRDGATYADVTRLIEAVRERVEARFGVRLELELVDLGCSIRSSLDEAPAPPERNEETPH, encoded by the coding sequence GTGAAGGCCCGGCTCGAACACCTGCGCCCGGCGGCCACGGCGGCGTTTGGCGAGGCGGTGTCCTTCGACGAGCCGCTGGCACGCCACACGCTCTATAAGATCGGAGGACCGGCCGATCTGTTTGTGCGGGCCTCGCGGGTTGGGCTGCTGCGCGCGGCGGTGGAGTTTGCCGCCGAGCACGGGCTGGCGCTGCAGGCGATCGGCCACGGCTCGAACCTCCTCGTACCCGACGACGGGGTACGCGGGCTCGTCGTGCGCGTCGGACTGACCACTGCGCGCGTTGACGATACGGTGCTGAGTGTGGGCGCGGGGCTTGCGCTGCCGCAGGCGGCGGCGTTGGCGGCCAAGCACGCGCTGGGCGGGCTCGAGTTCGCCGTGGGCATCCCAGGCACGGTGGGCGGCGCGCTCGTGATGAACGCCGGCTGCCACGGCCACGAGATCGGCGCGCTCGTCGAGCGCGTCGACGTTGTTGCCTCCGACGGGGTCGTGCGCACACTGTCTCGCGACGAGTGCGGCTTCGCCTACCGCACAAGCCGCCTGCGCGAGCGAGGCGCGGCCATCGCCGGCGCAACGCTGCGACTCGCGCCCGACGACGCAGCCGCGATCCAGAAGCGCATGGGCGAGCACCGCGCATGGCGCGCTGAGACACAGCCGCATGGGCGGCCCAGCGCCGGGTGCGTGTTCCAGAACCCGCCGGATGAAGCGGCGGGCCGGCTCATCGACCAAGCGGGGTGCAAGGGGCTTCGCGTTGGCGGCGCCGAGGTTTCGACCGTGCACGCCAACTTCATCATCAATCGCGATGGGGCCACCTACGCGGACGTTACACGCCTCATTGAGGCCGTGCGCGAGCGCGTCGAAGCGCGCTTCGGCGTGCGGCTCGAGCTCGAGCTTGTGGACCTAGGCTGTTCCATCCGGAGCAGCTTGGACGAGGCGCCGGCCCCGCCCGAGCGCAATGAGGAGACGCCGCATTGA
- the nusB gene encoding transcription antitermination factor NusB yields the protein MGSRRRARELAMQFLYSFELNPGDLDEGLEQFWLMESVEEPLRAFAARLVRGTLEHLDELDGLIRRYTLNWELERIALIDRTCLRLALFEMLYCDDIPPVVSINEAVDIAKRFSTAESGKFVNGILDKVKVEELTR from the coding sequence ATGGGCAGCCGGCGGCGGGCGCGCGAGCTCGCGATGCAGTTCCTTTACAGCTTTGAGTTGAATCCGGGCGACCTCGACGAGGGCCTGGAGCAGTTCTGGCTCATGGAGTCGGTCGAGGAGCCGCTGCGTGCGTTTGCGGCGCGGCTGGTGCGCGGCACGCTCGAGCACCTCGATGAGCTCGACGGTCTGATCCGCCGCTACACGCTCAACTGGGAGCTGGAGCGGATCGCGCTCATCGATCGGACGTGCCTGCGGCTGGCGCTCTTCGAGATGCTCTACTGCGACGACATCCCGCCCGTGGTGTCGATCAACGAGGCGGTGGACATCGCCAAACGCTTCTCGACGGCGGAGTCGGGCAAGTTCGTCAACGGCATACTGGACAAGGTCAAGGTCGAGGAGCTCACACGGTGA
- a CDS encoding deoxyhypusine synthase family protein has product MTRPDPGRSKTNSLNGPAASHANPDRVLHDGRTDGLEPLEPLDLTKVASCSALLRGMSKTAFGGRRLGEALDVLLEMVRDPDCLVVGTFSGAMTVAKMGKIICDMIDRGMLDVIIATGALVTHGLTEAAGLVHYKANPDVPDAELFEKGYNRVYDTLEMETNLNEVSKVFREALKDPEPGQSWSSERICRAIGKLLVERTDDPGILKSAFLKNVPVYIPAFTDCELGLDMASFALVDYRDAIRGPGPLTPFSIEPSFNPFLDLNSYARRAYGAKRLGIFTIGGGVPRNWAQQVGPYVDFLNYRHGFGLKEIRFQYGVRICPEPVHWGGLSGCTYSEGVSWGKFVPPSQGGRYAEIQADATIAWPILIKAALEELG; this is encoded by the coding sequence ATGACGCGTCCTGATCCCGGCCGCTCCAAGACAAACAGCCTGAATGGCCCAGCGGCATCCCACGCGAACCCGGACCGCGTGTTGCACGACGGCCGTACCGATGGCCTCGAGCCGCTTGAGCCGCTCGACCTGACCAAGGTCGCGAGCTGCTCGGCCCTGCTCCGCGGCATGTCGAAGACCGCCTTCGGCGGCCGGCGCCTCGGCGAGGCGCTCGACGTGCTGCTCGAGATGGTCCGCGACCCCGATTGCCTCGTCGTCGGCACGTTCTCCGGCGCAATGACCGTGGCCAAGATGGGCAAGATCATCTGCGACATGATCGACCGCGGCATGCTCGACGTGATCATCGCCACCGGCGCGCTGGTCACCCACGGGCTGACCGAGGCCGCGGGCCTTGTTCACTACAAGGCCAATCCCGACGTGCCGGACGCCGAGCTCTTCGAGAAAGGCTACAACCGCGTCTACGATACCCTCGAGATGGAGACGAACCTGAACGAGGTGTCCAAGGTCTTCCGCGAAGCCCTGAAGGATCCCGAGCCGGGTCAATCCTGGTCAAGCGAGCGCATTTGCCGTGCTATCGGCAAGCTGCTCGTCGAACGCACCGACGACCCGGGCATTCTGAAGAGTGCCTTCCTCAAGAACGTGCCCGTCTACATCCCGGCGTTCACTGACTGCGAGCTCGGTCTCGACATGGCCTCGTTTGCCCTTGTCGATTACCGCGACGCCATTAGAGGCCCTGGCCCGCTCACGCCGTTCTCGATCGAGCCGAGCTTCAATCCGTTCCTCGACCTGAACAGCTACGCGCGCCGCGCCTATGGCGCCAAGCGGCTCGGTATCTTCACCATCGGCGGCGGCGTGCCGCGCAACTGGGCACAGCAAGTCGGCCCGTACGTGGATTTCCTCAACTACCGCCACGGCTTCGGCCTCAAAGAGATTCGGTTCCAGTACGGCGTGCGCATCTGCCCCGAACCGGTGCATTGGGGCGGCCTGAGCGGGTGCACGTACTCCGAGGGCGTCTCGTGGGGCAAGTTCGTCCCGCCAAGCCAAGGCGGCCGCTACGCCGAAATCCAGGCCGACGCCACCATCGCCTGGCCCATTCTCATCAAGGCCGCCCTCGAGGAACTGGGCTGA